aaagtgcgaaaactgcaatgggatcattgaaatacgattgatgaaataccaataccgcataacgattgcaggtatgtggtaatgataaccttgAAAGAAgtttatggaaaccctaatgatgggttgtgatattaagcacgataccgttgctagtggtgatagtgcaaccacacgaactttTGGAGCGTGTGGTAGGACAATTGATTGAAtcgtttagtagagttgttgtgcctcTTGAGTTCAAATCTGGGCTATAGGCCGGTCAGTCGTACTACAAATGCGGGATATGTGATacgatattttgatctaactaggtcGGCCAATCGCGGTTAGATCCATCCTTCAGGCCGTACAACCCTAACCATAGGGGGAAACATGGCGTGGAAAAGAGATCtttagggtagccatgagttacagacgcgatattGGTACTGGGAACCAAGGTTACTCATGTGCTAGATAGTAAAATGGATATGTGtaagttaataacataaataataaaggcgaagtaaaactctccacctaagggcttactgagtaaggtgagtgccctgatgagtatcagttgtagtcgaacccgagttaatcgggtaacgttacaaacgatatcagagtagaggggagctGCATGAATGGACGtgcaatctcccctatcctcaaaaatttctttagtaaatatgggttgtgtaagaatgaatttgagaaatgattttaaaacttataaaaactggtgttttatatctatatgattatgagcatatatgtcagtatatttttctcagatgaattaatgatttgaaaagtaaaatatgttaaaactgaactcatattgtcacacactataaattatttattccgtcttactaagacgtgtctcacccgaatTATCTAAACTTTCTAGGGAACAGAGACAGATCAAGTGATAGAGCTTCGAGACAATAGGGAGCAGAGATCCTGATATTcaaggtgagtttttggattagggaggcgtgattcccctagagttgtattgttttgggtatgagatagaaatgtatgtatatggatattgatattctggatattgtattctggatgggaTGTACCTTATGTCTTCCATTGTTAGGTTAACATAAATAAAACATCTATTTACTCGGTACCTAATGCGGTTCGGGTCATGTAAATGGTATCAGTGTTGTTGACATGGCTGATATGATGTTGGATGCATATGATTTaatctatatattttttaaataatggtatgaaaaatcgggacGTAACAAAAACAACGAAAATGACCGAACTTATCATAttataagaaagaattaaattagaTTGTAAATTACAAATTGCATACTATAGCAGGATTGTGGAGCAAACCAAAACTTAGTTTTACTTATAGTAAAGTAGATTCCCCACTTATGTAAATGAGTAAAAAGTAGTTGCACATTTAAGATTGAGTAGATTTTAAAAACAAGGTGTTAAAAAATGtagataaaaaattattttctcctCCTTTAAGGCGTTGGAACTcataaaatattagaaaaaaaaaaggaaaatatcaaaaaGTCTGAATTTTCATATTatcaagaaaaaattatatatagcgaatctataaacaaattttgattttgacattattaatatttaatttttcttaactttagtcacattaaaataaaattttatctttatagtatttaattgagaacaaaaatacaaaacaaaatgaatttttttttttttttctttcattttcatgagcaaaatccttgatccaaacataTCCTAAAATTGAATAGTAGAGATAAATAAGCATGGATCATGTTCATattgttggttttcaaaataatcccTATATAATCCGAGGACTCCGGCCATCATCGCGCCACTTTAGATATTATGATGTAAGACCAAATTCGGGGGTGAAAGTTGTCAGCCCATTAAtgcattttttataattttatcgaCGTAAACTCTCAAGAGGGAATCGAACCCGTGATTTTGGGATCACTAAAAATTACAAGTTGCCCTTATCACTTAAATCAATTCGGCTGGCCAAAGCAAGCCTTGTatattaatcttggaatatggaTCACAcacaataattaattatttaagtaCCAACAACAAAATATATAAAGAGAAAATCTCTAAACCTCGTTTTCCAAAACACGAGTTTTACTGATTCAAAAAGCTTCAtctttttttcttcaaaaagtAAAATCAATAAACACGTGGCTGCTATACAATTGCAGGGTTTGGGGGGTGAAAATACAAATTTGCAAATTTAGGTGTCTCCTCCCTCCGTGCTGTCAAAGAAGACCAactccttttcttttcctttttctttttctccccACTCATTTTCCATTGTGATGTGCAGCACCCACCACCTGAACTGTAAATCACAAGAAATTTAGTGTTTGAATTGTCGTAAGGTGGACAGTTTCAAATTTAGTGCTTCAATTATTTCAagcctctatatatatatatatatatatatatatatatatattatagagtCATAAAGTTGTAAGGTTATATTTGAAAATATGGGTTTAGgtcttgaattttgatttgtttctatttaaatgaaatttaagtAGTGTTTGGTACGAATTTTGAATCTCGGATGTggatttgtataaatttgaatgaaactttatataattttaattgtattttatttaaaactatacaaattcaaatttaagagtTAAAATTTACTTTCTAATATacataattattataattttataatatattttgtctAAATTTTTGTAAAATTAAATTCAAGATCCAAATTATAAATGCATGGCATTTATCTTGATCTCCGTTATTAAATCTTTCCTAgtcttataataataataataataacaacaatgcatttaaaaatttttaatatataaattttagtcTTTTTTAATCGAATATTATGTTTGGATTGAAAATATGTGTTAGGAAATAAAACATTATCTAATCAATCAAAGTTAGATGTGTTTGCATAATGTAATAAGATTTTTAAGACATACCACATATGCATACAATTTGCCCTATattgtatttaaaaaatttagggtATATTTGCTTCTTTTACTTTTCACATGTCTACCTGTGTTATTAATTTTATGGTtggttctttttttcttttcctaattTCACCGTTACAAtcttactactactactactactactactattattattattattattattattattattataagtccTGACCCTAAATAAATAAGATGAACTCAACCAGTTTAATATTTTCCACCTCAAAATATTTcgaataatatttgaatatcttaaTAACAGTTAAAGTAAATATCTTACTACATAAGAATTGCATCTTATgaactatataattttttttacaactaatgatattcaagtatgaagttaaAAGGAAGGACAATcaatctacaaaataaaacttttatttaattaattttcttattttgttgtaatatgtgactcatattgagcGGACATGTGTATAGAGAAAGCAGTTGATGCCAGAAGTGGAGCAGAACGAAACGACGACATTAGTTTTTTGGACTTGTAATTTATTATGTTATCGGTTGAAATGATTAATGGGTTGGGGGTAAGGGACAACGCTCCTACGATACGGTACATGGGTATTTGaagaatttttctaatacctTCGTACAACTAGAATTagtataaatctatatatatatgatcatgtagaTGTAGGCATACTGTTAAACCACGTTAAATCTgtgtatttttgttattttatctttctttgtgttttttcatattattcatcataattgttGCATGTTTCACCACAAAATTCAaactcaaaaacaaaacaaaacaaaattttatcTATACCTTTTTTAGTAGAATGACACATGAAAGGATTATGCCTTCCATGCAAAACCTCTTCTTATATTAAGGCCTCATTCTATTTGAAAATAATGAGATAAAAGAAAGTAAATATTTCTATTTAACTATGgagaaaattaagaaagaaaatttACCCATCtacatttgattttaaaatttttattatagtcCTTTTTTTCTTAATAAGAAAAGTGTAAGATAATTTTCATATATATCTTAATATATGTTTGATTATAactttctaatattttaaaatatattttgtttaattaaaaaataagttttttcttAAATATGAGTTGTAGGACAGATCACATTTCctatttataataaaatttgtCTAAATTAAGGCTCCGTGctataaaaaagaaaattaaaattttaatatcacACAAAATTACATCATTGAATAATTATTATAAGAGGATAATATCTcactttattaattattttttaacatGTGGAGACAATACACTCTTTATAAAATAGTGTTAATCATTATAAAATTAATaccaaaacataaacaaaaataaaaaacaagaatACATGATTACTCAATTACATACATACCCAATTCCTATTAATTCCTAGAGCGAAACATGCCGCGTACAGTCATATTTCTGAATATCCCGCTCGCTAATGCTGATCGTAATATCGCAATTCATTCTGATATCCGCGTGTTTCTTAATTATTCCGATTACCTTCACCCTCCCGCCGACCATCGTCACCGTGCTCACCGTCAGCTCCCCCGCTATCAGATCACTCCCCAGGCTACCCACGCCCAGGATCTTCTGCGGGTCGACGCCCACCGTCACGTTCAGGTGCAGCGTCCGCCGCGCCCTGGCGTGTCCCGGCGGCGTCCACGCCTGCCCAACCTCCGTCCCGCCGTAGAAGACGGTGGTCGCGGTGTTCCCGAACTTGAACGACGCCGCGTTGGGGTTCTTCACGGACACGTCAGCGACGAGGGTCAGGTTTATGGTGGGCCTGGGGTTGTTGCCGCTGGGGAGGGTCACTTCCAGCTGTTGGATTGAGACGGAGTTCATCTTCATCTTGGGATCTTTGACTTTGAACACGGTGAAGGCGAggatgacgacgacgacgacgagGATCAGGATGACGGCGGTGAGGCAGCCGCAGCACTTGATGCATCTCCTCCGGCGTCGGATTTTGGGATGCACGGGTACGACGGCGGGGTCCTCTTCGTCCACGGGGGGTGAGCGGTTGGCCGCGGCGGCCAAGGGCTTGGCCTGCTCCTTGTCGGTCATGGCGGATTTGGGGTGAGATGAAATGGGTCAACAGGAGGGACGGGATATAAAGGGGTGGCCTGAGGTGGGCGTGGGCCCAGGTTTGACATGGACTTCGGCAGAAAGCTGAAATGGGTTAGCGGGAGTCAAGAGTTATGTACTAGCCGCGTTTTCACGGCGTGGACtcttatataataaaatatttttgcggAAGCTTCTGgaaatctattattattattatttttatttatttgtgttgACGTTAAACGGGCGATGGCCACTTAACACACAGTACTGTTCACACTTCATATAAATATTTGTGTAAGTATGAAATCTAAAAATTTcttgtttaaatttttaaattacataatttCCTATTTGTGCAGAGGTTGCGAAGTGAACTTTTAAAAAATAGCATATCTTAATACTTGTTTTCAGTATTTGCTAAAAGATGACTTTGGTtagaacctcataaaaaactgAAGTTAACAAGTTTAGGCTCAAAAGTCAAGACCCGCACTTGCTAGCAAgaaatattatagtataaaatatcaaaggaaagCAAATATGTGCTATAATGCGAGAGGACTATCTTACATATGT
This window of the Malania oleifera isolate guangnan ecotype guangnan chromosome 6, ASM2987363v1, whole genome shotgun sequence genome carries:
- the LOC131157417 gene encoding late embryogenesis abundant protein At1g64065-like, translating into MTDKEQAKPLAAAANRSPPVDEEDPAVVPVHPKIRRRRRCIKCCGCLTAVILILVVVVVILAFTVFKVKDPKMKMNSVSIQQLEVTLPSGNNPRPTINLTLVADVSVKNPNAASFKFGNTATTVFYGGTEVGQAWTPPGHARARRTLHLNVTVGVDPQKILGVGSLGSDLIAGELTVSTVTMVGGRVKVIGIIKKHADIRMNCDITISISERDIQKYDCTRHVSL